One genomic window of Candidatus Nitrosopumilus sediminis includes the following:
- a CDS encoding redox-regulated ATPase YchF, with amino-acid sequence MPIRIGLIGKTNTGKTTFFNSATLSSEEISSYPFTTKSPVSGVAHAITLCVHPEFKIQDNPNNSKCLDGWRYIPIELIDLPGLIKDAWKGKGLGNQFLSIAAQSDALLHVVDASGGIDSAGKITEVGSGDPISDFADIEEELIMWYHKILEGNRDKVSKLIKTGTDVLDAITDLYRGIGVTKTHVKDTFHVTNLEEKDFDDFDMVDSKKFASYLRKISKPTLIVANKVDVVGADKNFARLRERYNDSIVIPVSGDSEFVLRRAEQKGLIKYSPGSETFEILKPDELNEKQINALNFIKKEIMGEYMRTGVQFALNVAVFKLLKMNSIYPVADEKNMADKKGRILPDLILLKDGATINDLANEIHSDLTKGLLYGKDLRYNLRLPVDYQLRDRDVVSLVSANKK; translated from the coding sequence ATGCCTATCAGGATTGGATTAATTGGCAAAACTAACACTGGAAAGACTACCTTCTTTAATTCTGCCACTTTATCTTCTGAAGAAATATCTTCATATCCATTTACTACAAAATCTCCAGTATCAGGTGTTGCACATGCAATTACTTTGTGTGTTCATCCTGAATTCAAAATTCAAGACAACCCAAATAATTCAAAATGTCTTGATGGTTGGAGATACATCCCTATAGAACTAATTGACTTGCCTGGTCTGATAAAAGATGCTTGGAAAGGGAAAGGTCTTGGAAATCAATTCTTGTCTATTGCTGCACAATCCGATGCATTACTACATGTTGTTGATGCTTCTGGTGGAATTGACTCTGCTGGAAAAATAACTGAAGTTGGAAGTGGAGATCCAATATCTGATTTTGCAGATATTGAGGAAGAATTAATCATGTGGTATCATAAAATTTTAGAAGGAAACCGGGACAAAGTTTCAAAATTAATTAAAACCGGCACTGATGTTCTGGATGCTATCACTGATCTTTATCGTGGTATTGGAGTTACTAAAACACACGTAAAAGACACTTTTCATGTAACGAATCTTGAAGAAAAAGATTTTGATGATTTTGACATGGTTGATAGCAAAAAGTTTGCATCTTATTTACGCAAAATTTCAAAACCTACTTTGATTGTTGCAAATAAAGTTGATGTTGTTGGTGCTGACAAAAACTTTGCAAGATTAAGAGAACGATACAATGACTCTATAGTAATTCCTGTTAGTGGTGATAGTGAATTTGTACTGAGACGTGCCGAACAAAAAGGATTAATTAAATATTCTCCAGGATCTGAAACATTTGAAATTTTAAAACCTGATGAATTAAATGAAAAACAAATCAACGCACTTAATTTTATCAAAAAAGAGATTATGGGGGAATACATGAGAACAGGCGTTCAATTTGCTCTTAATGTTGCAGTGTTCAAACTGTTAAAAATGAATTCTATCTATCCTGTAGCTGATGAAAAGAACATGGCTGATAAAAAAGGAAGAATATTGCCTGACCTTATTTTGTTAAAAGATGGTGCAACTATCAATGATCTTGCTAATGAAATTCATTCTGATTTAACAAAAGGCTTACTTTATGGTAAAGATTTGCGATATAACTTGAGATTGCCTGTTGATTATCAACTAAGAGATAGAGATGTGGTTTCTCTAGTCAGTGCAAATAAAAAATAA
- a CDS encoding CoA-binding protein, translated as MIFVEQDPSSDEQIREILSLNKIAVVGMSKNSSKAAHYVPKYLSDNGYDVTPVNPTADEILGKKCYSSLSEIDGEIDVVDIFRPSDQVLPVVQEAIKKKPKVIWLQEGIHNSEAEDLAKKAGIKVVFNRCMLAEHQRLSK; from the coding sequence ATGATCTTTGTGGAGCAAGATCCTTCTTCGGATGAACAAATTCGTGAAATTCTTTCATTAAACAAAATAGCAGTAGTTGGAATGTCTAAAAATTCTTCAAAAGCCGCACACTATGTGCCCAAATATCTGTCTGATAATGGATATGATGTTACTCCTGTAAATCCAACTGCCGATGAAATATTGGGGAAAAAATGCTATAGCTCACTTTCTGAAATTGATGGAGAAATTGATGTTGTTGATATCTTTAGACCCTCTGATCAGGTATTGCCTGTGGTACAAGAAGCAATAAAGAAAAAACCTAAGGTAATTTGGCTTCAAGAGGGTATTCATAATTCTGAAGCTGAAGATTTGGCAAAAAAAGCTGGCATCAAAGTGGTTTTTAATCGATGCATGTTGGCTGAACATCAGAGATTGTCCAAATGA
- a CDS encoding winged helix-turn-helix transcriptional regulator, translating to MESEPKDLIVLGAIKHGMKKFEKIQKMTKIEPEELNSILEQLEKRGFIQAKEKKGWFGTKIEITTTEKGTKELDERVHELQTKWNQMSLLYKSGDKEKLKQEMENNKSFIPSMMFFGIMDMMMFSMMFSMMGMAMSDYVAPENLPDTADGGMDDGGMDDGGFDFDIGF from the coding sequence ATGGAATCAGAGCCAAAGGATCTCATAGTGTTAGGAGCAATAAAACATGGAATGAAAAAATTTGAAAAGATTCAAAAAATGACCAAGATTGAACCAGAGGAATTGAATTCAATTTTAGAGCAATTAGAAAAGAGGGGATTCATACAAGCCAAAGAAAAAAAAGGATGGTTTGGAACAAAAATAGAGATCACTACTACGGAAAAAGGCACCAAAGAATTAGATGAAAGAGTTCATGAATTGCAAACAAAATGGAATCAAATGTCATTATTATACAAATCAGGAGACAAAGAGAAGCTAAAACAAGAGATGGAAAATAACAAATCATTCATCCCATCAATGATGTTTTTTGGGATAATGGATATGATGATGTTTTCGATGATGTTTAGCATGATGGGTATGGCAATGTCAGATTATGTTGCACCTGAAAATTTACCAGACACAGCAGATGGAGGCATGGATGATGGCGGAATGGATGATGGCGGATTTGATTTTGATATAGGATTCTAG
- a CDS encoding biotin--[acetyl-CoA-carboxylase] ligase, whose amino-acid sequence MIYNSFDNPGLVKVLTFLQTHNTEYLSGQDLSDVLRISRVAVWKHIKKIQELGYVVESKQKLGYKLISNSELLLPWEITSNLKTKVIGQQAYYFDSIDSTQNQALKMASDPANEGAVIVASKQTGGRGRSGRKWISPKGGIWISIIFQPKFDISITTLFPIASALALSIAIEKTFSIKPELKWPNDLTIKGKKVAGMLVDASLESNKIENLVLGVGINFGVNVKQIEKVLKETPNFYGIASLNGQKQKVKPVQLVQSFLLELEKIYKLLNSKQTKKIISEWTVRSSTIGKNVELDTIGGKIKGKAIKIDEDGALIIAENGKSHKVIAGDITHVSK is encoded by the coding sequence TTGATTTACAATTCATTTGATAATCCAGGATTAGTCAAAGTATTGACATTTTTACAAACTCACAATACAGAATATCTCTCAGGGCAGGATTTGAGTGACGTGTTACGAATAAGCAGAGTGGCAGTATGGAAACATATCAAAAAAATTCAAGAGTTAGGATACGTTGTCGAATCAAAACAAAAATTAGGATACAAGTTAATTTCAAATTCAGAATTATTATTACCATGGGAAATCACTTCAAATTTAAAAACGAAGGTTATTGGGCAACAAGCATATTATTTTGATTCAATAGATTCAACTCAAAATCAGGCATTAAAGATGGCAAGCGACCCTGCAAATGAAGGGGCAGTAATAGTTGCGTCAAAACAAACAGGGGGTCGTGGAAGATCTGGCAGGAAATGGATTTCGCCTAAAGGAGGAATATGGATTTCAATAATTTTTCAACCAAAATTTGATATTTCGATTACAACATTATTTCCAATAGCATCTGCACTTGCATTGTCAATTGCAATAGAAAAAACATTTTCAATCAAGCCTGAATTAAAATGGCCTAATGATTTAACCATTAAAGGCAAAAAGGTGGCAGGGATGTTAGTAGATGCATCATTGGAATCAAACAAGATTGAAAACTTGGTGTTAGGAGTTGGAATTAATTTTGGTGTCAATGTAAAACAAATTGAAAAAGTACTAAAAGAAACTCCCAATTTTTATGGAATAGCATCGTTGAACGGTCAAAAACAAAAAGTTAAGCCAGTGCAACTTGTTCAATCGTTTTTGTTAGAATTAGAAAAAATATACAAATTATTGAATTCAAAACAAACAAAGAAAATTATTTCTGAATGGACAGTAAGATCATCAACCATAGGAAAAAATGTGGAGTTAGATACAATTGGTGGAAAAATCAAAGGTAAGGCAATCAAAATTGATGAAGACGGAGCGTTAATTATAGCAGAGAATGGCAAATCGCACAAAGTCATAGCAGGAGATATCACGCATGTATCAAAATAA
- a CDS encoding matrixin family metalloprotease: MEKYRMKICFLFLILFSVILLSQNAFAQSNENPETMFNSAKEHFVKGEYKEAIAIYDEILEIIPNNISTLKMKGIAQSNLDQHTNSLKQFFKILQHKPNDVISLTGMGVGFGNLGEYHESLSYFEKASKEKPNSIVINNYRDFINKVISKYPYTPTEKPKQLEEITSIPEWVMPIAKWWSEGSIEDSEFNSALIYLIEKKIIQIPPVEAQSKSDEKIPEWVKNNAGWWADGSIDEGAFVLGIQYLIQNGIISVNIENYPQKSQEELDYEFYLFEKYLRDISNNIIKEKRYIEYPNPSQDVIKKFLRDYVKWNFEEEVKRASDRFPDPTYHIENDVYIIHYKVFVNEQPSGLPLDHISTLEDSFRFWEPIGVPLENKKTIAKFEVTNQKQEANVWVTWVVRDIGDGVLGHAHLGKGVVEVALGDYNCDGRFQLYDVNSVATIMTHELGHSLGWKHSNDENNIMYSSFTPSYAYCLLN; the protein is encoded by the coding sequence ATGGAAAAATATAGAATGAAAATTTGTTTTTTGTTTCTGATTTTGTTTAGTGTGATACTGCTTTCGCAAAATGCATTTGCTCAGAGTAATGAAAATCCAGAAACAATGTTTAATTCAGCAAAAGAACATTTTGTCAAAGGGGAATACAAAGAAGCAATTGCCATTTATGATGAAATATTAGAAATTATCCCAAACAACATCTCCACATTAAAAATGAAGGGGATTGCTCAAAGTAATCTTGATCAGCATACCAATTCACTAAAACAATTCTTCAAAATATTACAACACAAACCAAATGATGTTATTTCTTTAACAGGTATGGGGGTGGGTTTTGGAAATTTGGGAGAATATCATGAATCACTATCATATTTTGAAAAAGCATCTAAAGAAAAACCAAATAGTATTGTAATTAACAATTATAGAGATTTTATCAACAAAGTAATTTCAAAATATCCTTATACACCAACAGAAAAACCAAAACAGTTAGAAGAAATCACATCAATTCCAGAATGGGTAATGCCAATTGCCAAATGGTGGTCAGAAGGAAGTATAGAAGATTCAGAATTCAATTCAGCATTAATTTATTTAATCGAGAAGAAAATTATTCAAATTCCACCAGTAGAGGCGCAAAGTAAATCTGATGAAAAAATCCCGGAATGGGTAAAAAATAATGCAGGATGGTGGGCTGATGGCTCAATAGATGAAGGAGCATTTGTTTTAGGAATACAATACTTGATTCAAAATGGAATTATTTCAGTCAATATTGAAAACTATCCACAAAAATCTCAAGAAGAGTTAGATTATGAATTTTATTTATTTGAAAAATATCTAAGAGATATCTCAAATAACATTATCAAAGAGAAAAGATACATAGAATATCCCAATCCTAGTCAGGATGTCATAAAAAAATTTCTCAGAGATTATGTAAAATGGAATTTTGAAGAAGAGGTCAAAAGAGCATCAGATAGATTTCCAGATCCAACTTATCATATAGAAAATGATGTTTACATTATTCATTACAAAGTATTTGTTAATGAGCAACCATCAGGATTACCATTAGATCATATCAGCACATTAGAAGATTCTTTCAGATTTTGGGAACCTATAGGAGTACCACTAGAAAACAAAAAAACAATAGCTAAATTTGAAGTCACAAACCAAAAACAGGAAGCTAATGTTTGGGTAACATGGGTTGTTCGCGACATAGGAGATGGAGTGTTAGGCCATGCACATCTTGGAAAAGGCGTAGTAGAAGTTGCATTGGGAGATTATAATTGTGATGGAAGATTTCAACTATATGATGTTAATAGTGTTGCAACTATAATGACACATGAATTAGGACATTCACTTGGTTGGAAACATAGCAATGATGAAAATAATATAATGTATTCATCATTCACTCCATCATATGCATACTGTTTACTAAATTAA
- a CDS encoding transcription initiation factor IIB, which yields MLKNQMIAGPKCPSCGDKKMVTDQTTGELFCSKCGLVVTDKIADTGAEWRSFSNEEGNKARTGAGTSLTMHDMGLSTVIGAANKDATGKPLSASVKSSIERLRTWDSRSQAHSSADRNLRQALNEMDKLKDKLALTDAVIEKAAYIYRKAMEKKLVRGRSIQGLVAACLYASCRNTETPRTLDDIAKGINIRRKDVARCYRLIFRELELKMPVVDPVKGVSRIASIAELSEKSKRKAIAILNQAKEIGMVAGKDPMGIAAAALYLACISTGEVKSQKDISIASGVTEVTIRNRCSGLRKMLND from the coding sequence ATGCTTAAAAATCAAATGATTGCAGGGCCAAAATGTCCATCCTGTGGAGATAAAAAAATGGTTACAGACCAAACCACGGGAGAACTATTCTGTAGTAAATGTGGATTGGTTGTAACAGACAAGATTGCAGATACAGGTGCCGAGTGGCGTTCCTTTTCAAATGAAGAAGGGAATAAAGCAAGAACAGGAGCTGGAACATCCCTTACAATGCATGACATGGGGCTATCTACAGTTATTGGTGCAGCAAACAAAGATGCAACTGGAAAACCCCTATCTGCAAGTGTAAAGAGTTCAATTGAAAGATTAAGAACATGGGATAGTAGAAGTCAAGCACATTCTTCTGCAGATAGAAATTTGAGGCAAGCACTTAATGAAATGGACAAACTAAAAGACAAACTTGCTTTAACGGATGCAGTAATTGAGAAAGCAGCTTACATTTACAGAAAAGCTATGGAAAAAAAATTAGTCAGAGGTCGCTCAATTCAAGGATTGGTTGCAGCATGTCTTTATGCATCATGTAGAAATACAGAAACACCAAGAACATTGGACGATATTGCAAAGGGAATAAACATTAGAAGAAAAGATGTGGCAAGATGTTATAGATTAATTTTTAGAGAATTAGAATTAAAGATGCCAGTTGTTGATCCTGTAAAAGGAGTATCAAGAATTGCAAGCATTGCAGAGCTAAGTGAAAAAAGCAAACGTAAAGCAATAGCAATTCTTAATCAAGCAAAAGAGATAGGCATGGTTGCAGGAAAAGACCCAATGGGTATTGCAGCAGCTGCGCTTTATCTTGCATGTATTAGTACAGGTGAAGTCAAATCACAAAAAGACATCTCAATTGCATCAGGAGTTACCGAAGTGACAATTAGGAATAGATGTTCAGGATTAAGAAAAATGCTCAATGACTAG
- a CDS encoding phosphoribosyltransferase, protein MSTQNVSWNEIESLVEILSKKVLKLPRTFSSITTLSRGGLVPSRLLADHLGIKKIYVDKKKISSNSLFVDDIFDTGDTFNEVMPRIDDSSKLVFATLFARRGKKYPKQLVYAKKTNNNAYVIFPWDKLEFHRSKK, encoded by the coding sequence ATGTCTACACAAAATGTAAGTTGGAATGAAATTGAATCCCTTGTTGAAATCCTTTCTAAAAAAGTTTTAAAATTGCCCCGAACTTTCTCTAGTATAACTACTCTTAGCAGAGGCGGGTTGGTTCCTTCACGCTTACTTGCAGACCATCTTGGCATAAAGAAAATTTATGTTGATAAAAAGAAAATTTCTTCAAACTCCTTGTTTGTTGATGATATATTTGATACTGGAGATACATTTAATGAAGTTATGCCTAGGATAGATGACTCTTCAAAATTAGTTTTTGCTACTTTATTTGCAAGACGTGGAAAAAAATATCCTAAACAGCTTGTTTATGCTAAAAAAACAAATAACAATGCATATGTTATTTTCCCTTGGGATAAATTAGAATTTCACAGATCTAAAAAATAG
- a CDS encoding DUF6659 family protein: MDNVDELEKICQKIIQLDPKMRSARLINSRGHLTAGGMRDGVFSLEDQKQDEMMFMELALRVRMRHEFDAEFGEVHFSMSYRDKVIVMSFPLSNDDVLLLSCEKEIDFGKLPFKVLKIIKPLKKSPTKTF; encoded by the coding sequence ATGGATAATGTTGATGAGCTTGAAAAAATATGCCAGAAAATTATTCAATTAGATCCAAAAATGCGTTCAGCTAGGCTCATCAATAGTAGAGGGCATCTTACAGCAGGTGGGATGAGAGATGGAGTATTTTCATTAGAGGACCAGAAACAGGATGAAATGATGTTCATGGAACTTGCCTTGCGAGTTAGAATGAGACATGAATTTGATGCTGAATTTGGAGAAGTTCATTTTTCAATGTCTTATCGAGACAAAGTAATTGTAATGAGCTTCCCTCTGAGTAATGATGATGTTTTGTTGTTATCTTGTGAAAAAGAAATTGATTTTGGAAAATTACCATTTAAAGTTCTTAAAATAATCAAACCTCTAAAAAAATCTCCTACGAAGACATTTTAA
- a CDS encoding poly(R)-hydroxyalkanoic acid synthase subunit PhaE, with product MQPNSPKEITDYYKHLSLFWTDLIHLMSSKPQALASTGPMRAFAANSKKITTELIEINEDLMGFNQYLTEYYKQLASAWEEAQKKVNLKAPEVPQDVEQIEAFKRIWIDIFDNDFTELFDSKKFGENYGKLVSKELELTKHWNNITNVVLQSVNLPSKEEIDEVYKELHSLKKRVGKLELQLKKKEVKKNA from the coding sequence GTGCAACCAAATTCACCAAAAGAAATTACAGATTATTACAAGCATTTGTCACTATTTTGGACAGATCTTATACATCTGATGTCAAGCAAACCACAAGCATTAGCATCAACAGGTCCAATGAGAGCATTTGCTGCAAATTCTAAAAAAATAACCACAGAACTAATTGAGATAAATGAAGATTTGATGGGATTTAATCAATATCTTACAGAATATTATAAACAACTTGCAAGTGCATGGGAAGAGGCTCAAAAGAAAGTAAATCTAAAAGCCCCAGAAGTTCCACAGGATGTCGAACAGATAGAAGCATTCAAGAGAATATGGATAGATATTTTTGATAACGATTTTACAGAATTGTTTGATTCCAAAAAATTCGGAGAAAACTATGGAAAACTTGTTTCAAAAGAATTGGAATTGACGAAACATTGGAATAACATTACAAATGTAGTTTTGCAATCAGTCAATCTTCCAAGTAAAGAAGAAATTGACGAAGTTTACAAAGAACTTCATTCTCTTAAAAAAAGAGTAGGCAAACTAGAATTACAATTAAAGAAAAAAGAGGTGAAAAAAAATGCATAA
- the phaC gene encoding class III poly(R)-hydroxyalkanoic acid synthase subunit PhaC encodes MHNESRIDPKIIEEVLKFSKNVMDAPKLVSAPDEITLEVTPHDIVHELDKTRLIRYRPLTEKQHKTPLLISYALINRYHILDIQPEKSWVRNLLQQGFDVYMLDWGTPTSMDKYLDFDDYVNGYLDSAVEYIKNESSNEKISLQGYCTGATIATAYTTLHPESVKNYIATAPVIDGWRDTTVISNLAKHMDVDKMVETIGNMPPEFMYYCFSVLKPFEQGIEKYVKFFKNIDNKKFVDNFLRVEKWLGDTPPIPGELFKQWIKDIYQDNLLIQNKMYVGGEHIDLKKIDMPTFTQIAVGDHLVSPECSMPLHYAIGSEDKTLRMYPTGHVGMIASSLSQKKVLPELGKWLAERS; translated from the coding sequence ATGCATAATGAATCAAGAATAGATCCAAAAATTATTGAAGAAGTTTTAAAATTCAGTAAAAATGTTATGGATGCACCTAAATTAGTTTCAGCACCAGATGAAATAACTTTAGAAGTGACACCACACGATATAGTTCATGAGTTAGACAAAACAAGATTAATACGTTACAGACCACTTACAGAAAAACAACACAAAACACCTCTTCTAATATCATATGCATTAATTAACAGATATCACATACTAGACATTCAACCAGAAAAAAGTTGGGTAAGAAATCTTCTTCAACAAGGTTTTGATGTATACATGTTAGACTGGGGAACTCCAACCAGCATGGACAAATATCTTGATTTTGATGATTATGTTAACGGGTATTTGGATTCTGCTGTAGAATATATTAAAAATGAATCATCTAACGAAAAAATTTCATTACAAGGTTATTGTACTGGAGCGACAATTGCAACTGCATATACAACATTACATCCAGAAAGTGTAAAAAATTACATTGCAACAGCTCCAGTAATTGACGGATGGAGAGATACCACAGTAATCAGTAATCTTGCAAAACACATGGATGTTGATAAAATGGTTGAAACTATAGGGAACATGCCTCCAGAATTCATGTATTATTGTTTTTCAGTTCTAAAACCATTCGAGCAAGGAATTGAAAAATATGTTAAATTTTTCAAAAATATTGATAACAAAAAATTTGTAGATAATTTCCTCAGAGTTGAGAAATGGTTAGGAGATACACCTCCAATACCAGGAGAATTATTCAAGCAGTGGATTAAAGACATCTATCAAGACAACTTGTTAATTCAAAATAAGATGTATGTTGGTGGAGAGCACATAGATTTGAAGAAAATAGACATGCCTACATTTACACAAATTGCCGTAGGAGATCATCTAGTATCTCCAGAATGCAGTATGCCACTACATTACGCAATAGGAAGTGAAGATAAAACATTGCGAATGTATCCAACAGGACATGTTGGAATGATTGCCAGTTCTCTTTCACAGAAGAAAGTTTTACCTGAGCTAGGAAAATGGTTAGCTGAAAGATCATAA
- a CDS encoding AbrB/MazE/SpoVT family DNA-binding domain-containing protein, with product MSGNQNLYDPSEMFKSWIQKSGRAQAEFIKNFGSLMTNQSGQTFNPLETLKGVSESARQTQSNMMDNMSSMQSKSMDTMFSIGQMLPSFMNWGAYKTTISSNGRISIPEAERNALGLGDGDLVQVIILPIAKKPKIRR from the coding sequence ATGAGTGGTAATCAAAACCTATACGACCCTTCTGAGATGTTCAAATCTTGGATTCAAAAAAGCGGACGCGCTCAAGCAGAATTTATCAAAAATTTTGGTTCTTTAATGACAAACCAATCTGGCCAAACATTCAATCCTTTGGAAACCCTCAAAGGAGTTTCTGAAAGTGCACGACAAACTCAATCTAATATGATGGACAACATGTCTTCCATGCAAAGTAAAAGCATGGATACTATGTTTAGCATCGGACAAATGCTTCCTTCCTTCATGAATTGGGGTGCTTACAAAACTACTATCAGTAGCAATGGCAGAATTTCAATTCCTGAAGCTGAACGTAATGCCCTCGGTTTAGGTGATGGTGATTTAGTTCAAGTCATTATTTTACCAATAGCCAAAAAACCAAAAATAAGGAGGTGA
- a CDS encoding alpha/beta fold hydrolase has translation MVIVAKIVEEKFLKIDGNKIRYLESGHSKKTVVLLHGLGASAERWLNVLPYFSKNYHVIVPDLIGFGLSDKPHIDYTPELFSEFLEKFFAKIGIAHLNLIGSSLGGQIAANYTSTHTDEIEKLILVSPAGAMQQSTPALDAYVMAALYPNEITAKNAFELMEGSGEEVPQEIITGFVERMQLPNAKLAFMSTILGLKNSKPITTKLDSIKTPTLIIWGSEDPVIPIDYADSFISSIQDCRFFRMDGCGHTPYVQEPEIFATKALEFLNGI, from the coding sequence ATGGTAATTGTTGCTAAAATAGTGGAAGAGAAATTCCTTAAAATCGATGGCAACAAAATTCGATATTTAGAATCGGGCCATTCAAAAAAGACTGTTGTTCTACTTCATGGATTGGGGGCATCAGCTGAAAGATGGCTGAATGTACTTCCTTATTTTTCAAAAAACTATCACGTGATTGTTCCTGATTTGATAGGGTTTGGATTGAGTGACAAACCTCACATTGATTATACTCCTGAACTCTTTTCAGAATTTTTAGAAAAATTCTTTGCAAAAATAGGAATTGCCCATCTTAATCTGATTGGCTCTTCATTAGGTGGTCAAATTGCAGCAAACTACACTTCAACACATACTGATGAAATTGAAAAACTCATTCTTGTTTCTCCTGCAGGAGCTATGCAGCAATCTACTCCGGCTCTTGATGCATATGTTATGGCTGCGCTATACCCTAATGAAATAACTGCTAAAAATGCTTTTGAATTAATGGAAGGTTCTGGAGAAGAAGTTCCCCAAGAAATTATTACTGGTTTTGTTGAGCGAATGCAATTGCCCAATGCAAAACTGGCATTCATGTCTACTATTTTGGGTTTAAAAAATTCTAAACCTATTACTACCAAACTTGATTCAATTAAAACTCCAACTTTGATTATTTGGGGATCTGAAGATCCAGTTATTCCTATTGATTATGCTGATAGTTTTATTTCATCTATTCAAGATTGTCGATTTTTTAGAATGGATGGTTGTGGTCATACTCCCTATGTTCAAGAGCCTGAAATTTTTGCTACTAAAGCATTGGAATTTTTGAATGGCATTTAG
- a CDS encoding universal stress protein, giving the protein MIKKKISKILVPLDGSENSIRGLEMAITIARSCGATLTGIYSIYAPPHSEFRGVGSVEKSLNAKVKKFMEEAKILAAKNGIVFNEKIASGEIGYNIIKLAQGKGNFDMIVMGSRGRSSAKEMFFGSVSNYVIHTSKIPVVIVK; this is encoded by the coding sequence GTGATCAAAAAGAAGATTTCAAAAATATTGGTGCCATTAGATGGATCTGAAAATTCCATCAGAGGGTTAGAAATGGCAATCACAATAGCTAGGAGTTGTGGGGCCACACTTACAGGAATTTACTCAATTTATGCACCGCCACACTCAGAATTCAGAGGAGTAGGCTCAGTAGAAAAAAGTCTAAATGCCAAAGTCAAGAAATTCATGGAGGAGGCTAAAATTTTAGCTGCCAAAAACGGGATTGTTTTTAATGAAAAAATTGCCAGTGGAGAGATCGGATACAATATCATTAAATTGGCACAAGGCAAGGGCAATTTTGATATGATCGTAATGGGGTCTCGTGGAAGAAGTTCAGCAAAAGAGATGTTCTTTGGAAGCGTTTCAAATTATGTTATACATACATCAAAGATTCCAGTTGTAATTGTAAAGTAA
- the msrA gene encoding peptide-methionine (S)-S-oxide reductase MsrA, with the protein MKATFGAGCFWHVEDLLNKTKGVKSTAVGYIGGQLPNPTYEEVCTDKTGHAEAVEVEYDPNEISFEELLDVFWSNHNPTTLNRQGPDVGNQYRSAIFYHDEKQKEIAENSKQSLEKSGKYDDPIVTEIVSAPTFYKAEEYHQKYFKKHGFF; encoded by the coding sequence ATGAAAGCTACATTTGGTGCTGGATGTTTTTGGCATGTTGAAGATTTACTAAACAAAACAAAAGGTGTCAAATCTACTGCTGTGGGATATATTGGAGGCCAACTTCCAAATCCTACTTACGAAGAAGTATGTACTGACAAAACAGGTCATGCCGAAGCTGTAGAAGTAGAATATGATCCTAATGAAATTTCTTTTGAAGAACTTTTAGATGTATTTTGGTCCAATCATAACCCTACAACTTTAAATCGTCAAGGACCTGATGTTGGAAATCAGTATCGCTCTGCAATTTTTTATCATGATGAAAAACAAAAAGAGATTGCTGAGAATTCAAAACAATCTCTTGAAAAATCAGGAAAATATGATGATCCTATTGTCACTGAAATAGTTTCTGCTCCTACATTTTACAAGGCAGAAGAATACCACCAAAAATATTTCAAAAAACACGGCTTTTTTTAG